A genomic segment from Plasmodium coatneyi strain Hackeri chromosome 1, complete sequence encodes:
- a CDS encoding Protein kinase: protein MENSPTQIKQKVVTGNDPSSMKRKQQTCRSLPQSERSQRGISRKVSTVGVTSEYVLGEEQKSGDIPPTGNHIHPDSVNYGKIVSFEEGAFSKEQRWNAQGSVSTNAYSHHCSVDESTSRQNSNEGYLSVCTSLEVEGERTDLLYNQSSTLKEDNNTFLLEHEIFFAKDELVDVKGENQSRQRSKLNGGGGKKRDLVSTNEALKKGKYPSGDVATNSKNTHEDKTIVHRRRNSVGRSPKCEGANPARCNTSDRAHDQKLKRESTHVILEEAPVSGKGRTSNSGKIKVADQKISNASSYDKRKREEYVSTSNYRSDNFTSGDKMDCRNDTFCYENSLQSSLSKSAHSSSLVDYVTSQNSSLTTEYGEQFPEGTPYKSERTTGSPPCDKPSYLSREVQDSLYNSVVQNMEREIMILNGFEQGQVTTDRGKVVKDVKVDDIQLDKGKLPPVEAYPAKCTTSEEDAVRIFFKGDRRFFNFDLPASEIIERKSFEILEMISEGSFGTVYKALWQKKIVAVKKSHIHMSLEGMRSIVREVNTYRSVSHDNIVKYYGVCIDESFIGIVLEYVPRGNVFDMLYNGTLVVPYEVRLHMAVQLVQVVKYLHSVKRFVHRDLKTSNFLFDEEYNLKICDFGKTRKLNTDGKIILEDNGGSPRYMAPECFIEGNSINEKSDIWGLACCLIEIFANQIPFQHIKHKEDVVVEILVNKKKPNVPNCFHPKLHKLLERSFCTDPEERPSCEEYLQLLLEYYENS from the exons ATGGAGAATAGTCCAACGCAGATAAAACAAAAAGTGGTCACTGGGAACGATCCGTCTAGTATGAAGAGAAAGCAGCAGACTTGTAGGAGTCTCCCCCAGAGTGAAAGAAGCCAAAGGGGAATAAGCAGAAAAGTTAGCACAGTAGGAGTGACATCCGAATATGTTCTgggggaggaacaaaaaagtggTGATATCCCCCCGACAGGGAATCACATCCATCCTGATAGTGTCAACTATGGGAAGATAGTCAGTTTCGAGGAAGGGGCCTTTTCCAAAGAGCAAAGGTGGAATGCCCAAGGAAGCGTCTCCACGAACGCATATTCCCACCACTGCAGCGTTGATGAGAGCACCTCGCGTCAAAACAGCAATGAAGGTTATCTCTCCGTGTGCACTTCCCTGGAGGTGGAGGGAGAAAGGACTGATCTGCTTTACAATCAAAGTAGCACTCTAAAGGAGGACAATAACACGTTCCTATTAGAgcatgaaatattttttgcaaaggATGAGTTAGTTGACGTGAAAGGTGAAAATCAGTCTCGTCAGAGAAGTAAGCTAAATGGAGGTGGGGGTAAAAAGAGGGACCTTGTGTCTACTAACGAGgcattaaaaaaggggaagtacCCATCTGGGGATGTTGCTACTAATTCAAAGAACACCCATGAGGATAAAACGATTGTTCATAGAAGGAGGAATTCAGTGGGGAGGTCTCCCAAATGTGAGGGTGCTAACCCTGCGAGGTGCAACACGTCTGATAGGGCACATGATCAAAAGTTGAAAAGGGAATCCACCCACGTGATTTTAGAGGAAGCCCCCGTTAgtgggaagggaaggacTTCCAATTCGGGTAAGATTAAAGTAGCAGATCAGAAAATAAGCAACGCCTCGTCGTACGATAAACGGAAGAGGGAAGAATATGTTTCCACTTCGAATTACAGGTCAGATAATTTTACGTCTGGAGATAAAATGGACTGTAGAAACGACACCTTTTGTTATGAGAATAGCTTACAGAGTAGTCTGTCCAAGAGTGCCCATAGTTCTAGCTTGGTGGACTATGTCACTTCTCAAAATAGTAGCCTCACTACTGAGTATGGGGAGCAGTTTCCGGAGGGGACTCCTTACAAGAGCGAACGCACCACGGGTAGTCCCCCTTGCGATAAGCCTTCTTACTTAAGTAGGGAAGTGCAAGACAGTCTCTACAATTCCGTGGTGCAGAACatggaaagggaaattaTGATCTTGAACGGGTTCGAGCAGGGGCAGGTTACAACGGATCGAGGCAAGGTAGTGAAAGACGTAAAAGTGGATGATATACAGTTGGACAAGGGGAAACTTCCCCCAGTGGAAGCCTACCCTGCGAAATGCACCACATCAGAAGAAGACGCCGtgagaatatttttcaagGGGGACAGAAGATTCTTCAACTTTGATCTCCCCGCTAGCGAAATAATCGAACGGAAGAGCTTTGAAATACTCGAAATGATTAGCGAAGGAAGTTTCGGCACGGTTTACAAAGCACTGTGGCAGAAGAAAATCGTTGCCGTGAAAAAGTCTCACATCCACATGTCCCTGGAGGGCATGCGTTCCATCGTGCGCGAGGTGAATACGTACCGCTCCGTTTCGCACGATAACATTGTAAAGTATTACG GAGTCTGCATAGACGAATCCTTCATAGGGATCGTCCTGGAGTATGTCCCCAGAGGGAACGTCTTCGATATGTTGTACAATGGCACGCTGGTTGTTCCTTACGAGGTTCGCCTGCATATGGCTGTCCAGCTCGTGCAAGTGGTTAAGTACCTTCACTCGGTTAAGCGGTTCGTCCACCGGGATTTGAAAACGAGTAACTTTTTGTTTGACGAGGAG TACAACCTAAAAATATGCGATTTCGGAAAAACGAGGAAGTTAAACACAGAcgggaaaattattttagaGGACAACGGGGGCTCCCCCAGATACATGGCCCCGGAGTGTTTCATCGAAG gGAACTCCATAAATGAGAAGTCAGACATCTGGGGCCTGGCGTGTTGCCTGATTGAGATTTTCGCCAACCAAATTCCGTTTCAGCATATAAAGCATAAGGAAG ATGTTGTAGTAGAAATTTTGGTGAACAAGAAGAAGCCGAATGTGCCTAACTGCTTCCACCCCAAATTGCATAAACTGTTGGAGAGGAGTTTCTGCACAGACCCAGAGGAAAGACCCTCATGCGAGGAATACCTACAATTGCTTCTCGAGTATTATGAAAACAGCTGA
- a CDS encoding SICA antigen: MLTTGVEKKYKNQGGKGRVPCEKKVKNIPLCDLLKAWMWYMHWFCVPTKVIEYVIKGANGVRTDFMKQGGKYVDCIYDAAFKIPTDDERYRVGEADEVFGTSWLHTKIRKATNEKKWCEDSKWQYRDRAPEGSIKPRAEEEEEEKIISDDDNSNNVQEIMDQIEEVLEQEEGGGGGGVPTSSETEETKKKIEPPQEETHNQEEKKPPIPIPEKPQPKVPEESDQATSGADVKGKKSSEEPGSPREDTVDPPAQEQAEDPDKGVTKQDHPVEPVPAPAPAPAPPPRTSDPGAGGSRASEADLKAPKALPLSDMKDHPVLPYLPLTPAVLGISIMSYLLWKYFGMLGKRRKRHRRAHQVRGPSLEQQIVDHVDHLGPREYYIVKQRRQPRSTPIKRRKKRVPGHRRADRRGGVRRRMIIDIHLEVLDECQKGELHSTKEDFFEILVQEFMGSEFIKEQNVPEEQVSRVDVSKIEIPSLDSGFREEDFTPEENILKEQVPSSDFGKKFLRKKFLRKKFLRKKFLRKKFLRKKFLRKKFLRKKFLRKRSKVQIPDLGKEDFILREDVPSADSGFRV; the protein is encoded by the exons ATGCTGACGACAGGCGttgaaaagaaatataaaaaccaaggaggaaaaggacgGGTTCCATGtgagaagaaagtgaaaaatattcccttaTGTGATTTATTAAAAGCATGGATGTGGTATATGCACTGGTTTTGTGTTCCTACTAAGGTTATAGAATATGTCATTAAGGGGGCGAATGGTGTAAGGACGGACTTCATGAAGCAAGGTGGGAAGTATGTAGACTGCATTTATGATGCTGCATTTAAGATTCCTACAGACGACGAAAGGTATAGGGTAGGTGAAGCGGATGAAGTATTTGGCACAAGTTGGTTGCATACTAAGATAAGAAAAGCAACTAACGAGAAAAAATGGTGTGAAGACAGTAAATGGCAATATCGGGACCGTGCGCCGGAGGGTTCAATCAAACCACGAgcggaggaagaggaggaggaaaaaattatcagTGATGATGACAACTCAAATAACGTGCAGGAAATTATGGACCAAATTGAGGAAGTATTagaacaggaggaaggagggggaggaggaggggtgCCTACATCAAGTGAAACGGAAGagacaaagaagaaaatagaaCCACCGCAAGAGGAGACTCATAAtcaggaagaaaagaaaccaCCAATACCTATACCAGAGAAACCACAACCAAAAGTACCGGAGGAATCTGACCAGGCGACTTCAG GTGCTGAtgtcaaagggaaaaagagtTCGGAGGAACCAGGTTCCCCGAGGGAAGATACTGTGGACCCACCAGCACAGGAACAGGCCGAGGATCCTGATAAGGGTGTTACTAAGCAAGATCATCCcgttgaacctgttcctgcCCCTGCTCCTGCTCCTGCTCCTCCACCTCGAACTTCTGATCCTGGGGCTGGAGGTAGCAGAGCAAGTGAAGCTGATTTAAAAGCACCCAAGGCTCTTCCACTTAGTGACATGAAGGACCACCccgtccttccttacctccctCTTACTCCTGCCGTGCTTGGTATTTCTATCATGAGCTACTTactctggaag tactttggaatgcttggtaagagaagaaaacgtcaccgaagagctcatcaagtacgtggtccgtccttagaacagcagattgttgaccatgtTGACCATCTtggtccacgtgaatattacattgtaAAGCAACGCAGACAACCAAGGTCAACacctataaaaaggagaaaaaaacgggtTCCTGGTCATCGCCGTGCTGATCGTCGtggtggtgtacgtcgccgcatgattattgatattcatttagaagtgctagacgaatgtcaaaagggggaactgcattcgacgaaggaagacttttttgaaattttggttcaagaattcatGGGAAGTGAATTcataaaagaacaaaatgttcCGGAGGAACAGGTTTCTAGGGTTGATGTTTCCAAGATAGAGATtccaagtttagattccggatttagggaggaagactttactccagaggaaaatattctgaaggagcaggttccaagttcagatttcgg gaagaagttcctaaggaagaagttcctaaggaagaagttcctaaggaagaagttcctaaggaagaagttcctaaggaagaagttcctaaggaagaagttcctaaggaagaagttcctaaggaagaggtccaaagttcagattccggatttagggaaggaagactttattcTTAGGGAAGATGTTCCAAGTGCAGATtccggttttagggtgtag
- a CDS encoding PHIST81 → MNRCNIPIIVLPGTSSPADIKRAIDTSNQTVEKSDGKRNKCKSRKSFADFNLASLPYRVLFIFGVIVVLLQNNTTSSSLGVSRNGRSLGEHYHDDPYDDRHDKDKRNIIINPAAPIEPDDDRHDKPHDDRHDKPHDDRHDKPHDDPFDDRHDKPHDDPFDDRHDKPHDDPFDDRHDKDKRNIIINPAAPIEPDDDRHDKPHDDRHDKPHDDPFDDRHDKPHDDPFDDRHDKDDKHTIHNMKPEPAYDDEKDDKSNVINDDTPSPAKPDDDPHHDGSHPRQRGRRVGVTGAMPQGPGRRSDRRGDKRELRNDDERRRAVDGRRGRGGYDDYNGPDGFESYYNRRFGRGDDDREIKYDESKEEFDEEFHGKEGDERTIHYARTHRMIDDDIPHPPNGRMRRGDDDREIKYDESKEEFDEEFHGKEGDERTIHYARTHRMIDDDIPHPPNRRLKRGDDGREIKYAETHRAYDEESHGKEGDDRTIHYSETSRMIDDDIPHPPNRRLKRGDDGREIHYAETRRAYDDEFHGKEGDDRTFHYSETSRMIDDDIPHPPNRRLKRGDDGREIKYAETHRAYDEESHGKEGDDRTIHYSETRRMIDDDIPHPPNRRFKRGDDGREIHYAETRRAYDDESHGKGGDDRTIHYSETSRIIDDDIPHPPNRRLKRGDDGREIHYAETRRAYDDESHGKEGDDRTFHYSETSRMIDDDIPHPPNRRLKRGDGRSADYDRFNSMRYEGDFNQGRRGGRMRNANPFSVPGGRKDDDRTFRRADANRMIDDVNDPRKPHDSRSPNRKPEDDPRQIHNSRENPMKPDDKFFDEERFGRHGGPGKLPDGRNRPPMSVGSQGDQGRRDKRGRDGRLDMEGDRFNSRADFMRRSPDERGRQGGRDMYGRPHGDDERLPFGCTRAELEEQMTEEELNSKIKNLRPNATVKEMFVLFNQILSLERKKFVKTQEYIMQYSHYLQKTLALPTPIRMKYWWRAHYNMTDELIKKERGDFQDFYAFVNKGPCQKWDFLYFANAKRKSWDELRDLMKSVWMEILTYKMKKHSKL, encoded by the exons ATGAATCGCTGCAATATCCCAATTATCGTCCTGCCCGGGACTTCATCTCCTGCTGATATTAAGAGAGCCATCGATACGAGCAACCAGACTGTAGAAAAATCCGATggaaagaggaacaaatgcAAGAGCAGAAAAAGCTTCGCTGACTTCAATCTTGCTTCCTTGCCATACAGAGTGTTGTTCATCTTTGGCGTTATCGTTGTGCTGTTACAG AACAACACCACCTCTTCCAGCTTAGGAGTTAGCAGAAATGGTAGATCCTTAGGTGAGCACTATCATGATGACCCGTATGATGACAGGCATGATAAGGATAAGcgtaatattattataaatcCAGCAGCCCCCATTGAACCCGATGATGATAGGCATGATAAACCACATGATGACAGGCATGATAAACCACATGATGACAGGCATGATAAACCACATGATGACCCCTTTGATGACAGGCATGATAAACCGCATGATGACCCCTTTGATGACAGGCATGATAAACCGCATGATGACCCCTTTGATGACAGGCATGATAAGGATAAGcgtaatattattataaatcCAGCAGCCCCCATTGAACCCGATGATGATAGGCATGATAAACCACATGATGACAGGCATGATAAACCACATGATGACCCATTTGATGACAGGCATGATAAACCGCATGATGACCCTTTTGATGACAGGCATGATAAGGATGATAAGCATACTATTCATAATATGAAACCTGAACCTGCATACGATGATGAAAAAGATGATAAGAGTAATGTTATTAATGACGATACACCATCTCCCGCTAAACCTGATGATGATCCTCATCACGATGGATCTCATCCCCGCCAGCGTGGACGTCGCGTTGGTGTAACAGGAGCAATGCCTCAAGGTCCTGGTCGAAGAAGTGATAGAAGAGGAGACAAAAGGGAATTAAGAAATGATGATGAACGCAGAAGAGCCGTAGATGGCAGGAGAGGAAGAGGTGGATATGACGATTATAATGGCCCCGATGGATTTGAAAGTTATTATAACAGACGATTCGGAAGAGGTGATGATGATCGTGAAATTAAATACGATGAAAGTAAAGAAGAATTTGATGAAGAATTccatggaaaggaaggtgacGAACGAACTATTCATTATGCACGAACTCATAGAATGATAGATGATGATATACCACATCCCCCTAATGGACGAATGAGAAGAGGTGATGATGATCGTGAAATTAAATACGATGAAAGTAAAGAAGAATTTGATGAAGAATTccatggaaaggaaggtgatgAACGAACTATTCATTATGCACGAACTCATAGAATGATAGATGATGATATACCACATCCCCCTAATAGACGACTCAAAAGAGGTGATGATGGCCGTGAAATTAAATACGCTGAAACTCACAGAGCATATGATGAGGAATCccatggaaaggaaggtgacGATAGAACCATTCATTATTCAGAAACTAGTAGAATGATAGATGATGATATACCACATCCCCCTAATAGACGACTCAAAAGAGGTGATGATGGCCGTGAAATTCATTATGCAGAAACTCGAAGAGCATATGATGATGAATTccatggaaaggaaggtgatgATCGAACCTTCCATTATTCAGAAACTAGTAGAATGATAGATGATGATATACCACATCCCCCTAATAGACGACTCAAAAGAGGTGATGATGGCCGTGAAATTAAATACGCTGAAACTCACAGAGCATATGATGAGGAATCccatggaaaggaaggtgacGATAGAACCATTCATTATTCAGAAACTAGAAGAATGATAGATGATGATATACCACATCCCCCTAATAGACGATTCAAAAGAGGTGATGATGGCCGTGAAATTCATTATGCAGAAACTCGAAGAGCATATGATGATGAATCCCATGGAAAAGGAGGTGACGATAGAACCATTCATTATTCAGAAACTAGTAGAATAATAGATGATGATATACCACATCCCCCTAATAGACGACTCAAAAGAGGTGATGATGGCCGTGAAATTCATTATGCAGAAACTCGAAGAGCATATGATGATGAATCccatggaaaggaaggtgatgATCGAACCTTCCATTATTCAGAAACTAGTAGAATGATAGATGATGATATACCACATCCCCCTAATAGACGACTCAAAAGAGGTGACGGCCGTTCAGCTGATTATGACAGATTTAATTCCATGAGATATGAAGGAGATTTTAACCAAGGCCGTAGAGGTGGAAGAATGAGAAATGCAAATCCTTTTAGTGTCCCAGGAGGTAGAAAAGATGATGATCGCACATTTCGTAGAGCCGATGCTAATAGAATGATAGATGATGTGAATGACCCAAGAAAACCCCATGACTCCAGATCACCAAATAGAAAACCTGAAGACGACCCAAGGCAAATCCACAATTCTCGTGAAAATCCTATGAAACCTGATGATAAATTCTTTGATGAAGAAAGATTTGGCCGCCATGGTGGACCAGGAAAATTGCCAGATGGAAGAAACAGACCTCCTATGAGTGTAGGATCACAGGGAGatcaaggaagaagggatAAACGAGGACGAGATGGAAGACTTGATATGGAAGGAGACAGGTTCAACTCCAGAGCAGATTTCATGAGAAGATCTCCAGATGAACGCGGAAGACAAGGAGGCAGAGACATGTATGGACGACCCCATGGTGACGATGAACGACTCCCATTCGGATGCACCCGAGCTGAATTAGAAGAGCAGATGACTGAAGAGGAATTAAACAGCAAAATCAAAAACTTGAGACCAAATGCAACCGTCAAGGAGATGTTCGTTCTGTTCAACCAGATACTCTCCCTCGAAAGAAAGAAGTTTGTTAAGACGCAAGAGTATATTATGCAATACTCACATTATTTACAGAAGACTCTGGCATTACCAACCCCAATCAGAATGAAGTACTGGTGGAGGGCACACTACAACATGACCGACGAATTGATTAAGAAAGAGAGAGGAGACTTCCAAGATTTCTATGCCTTTGTAAACAAGGGACCATGCCAGAAATGGGACTTCCTTTACTTCGCCAATGCCAAGAGAAAGTCGTGGGATGAACTCAGAGATTTAATGAAGAGCGTATGGATGGAAATCTTAACCTACAAGATGAAGAAACACAGTAAATTGTAA
- a CDS encoding SICA antigen, which translates to MAPRKSKLQQDHTKVEEEVEHDAGKVKMEYFWYSLELGLPLPPNNPPTTITTNTIKGDVTCTDGKLQESLKDVIDKWHNDKGRAEKDWKKVWEEIENRINPLSKDISTYKSNMGTYCSAPKGKDSTWTEADSNACMIITAGLKHIYQIKEDENHDKGGKDGKKNNRTFKQTAACLILNELIRKMKDKTNSCTQKISIQAGINHAFSKSAEIKKETPCNGDSDCFECTQQDYSSCKMGNEQVREKLKEKFDKDKQIQKALGDIYPPSIPSSSKTGNTKTKTTKKKQKKKKKKKDPEREGEGKVKEQPSFHQPPPN; encoded by the exons atggcTCCACGAAAGAGTAAATTACAACAAGACCATACGAAAGTAGAGGAGGAAGTGGAACATGATGCTG gcaaggtaaaaatggagtaCTTTTGGTATTCATTGGAACTGGGACTTCcacttccacctaacaacccacctaccaccatcaccaccaATACCATAAAGGGGG ATGTTACTTGTACAGACGGTAAGTTACAGGAAAGCTTAAAGGATGTAATAGATAAGTGGCATAATGACAAGGGAAGGGCAGAAAAAGACTGG AAAAAAGTATGGGAAGAAATCGAGAATAGGATCAATCCACTCTCTAAAGACATATCTACCTATAAATCAAATATGGGCACTTATTGTAGTGCCCCTAAGGGAAAAGACAGCACATGGACAGAAGCAGATAGTAATGCTTGTATGATTATTACTGCAGGACTAAAGCATATCTACCAAATTAAAGAGGATGAAAATCATGATAAGGGAGGTAAAGATGGTAAGAAGAATAATAGAACATTTAAACAGACTGCAGCCTGCCTCATATTAAATGAACTcataaggaaaatgaaggacaaGACTAATTCTTGTACCCAGAAGATAAGCATACAGGCAGGCATAAACCATGCCTTCAGTAAAAGTGCagaaattaagaaagaaaCTCCGTGCAATGGTGATTCTGACTGTTTTGAGTGCACACAGCAGGATTATTCATCCTGTAAAATGGGCAATGAACAAGTGAGGGAGAAGTTAAAGGAGAAATTCGATAAGGACAAACAAATACAGAAAGCACTGGGAGATATATACCCACCTTCCATCCCCTCCAGCTCCAAAACAGGTAATACAAAAAccaaaacaacaaaaaaaaaacaaaaaaaaaaaaaaaaaaaaaaggaccccgaaagagaaggagaaggaaaagtgaaggaacaaccttccttccaccaaccgcCACCCAactaa
- a CDS encoding SICA antigen, with the protein MKRKRNKKNKKKIKYFALLGKERERYRTAYRITGPTLEQQIVHHVDQDAPREYILVKERKPRAAPEMREKRSGRRRGVRRRMIIDIHLEVLDECQKGDLHSTKEDYFTIIIQEFMGGEFIKEEKVPSLDSGFRV; encoded by the exons atgaaaagaaaaaggaataaaaaaaataaaaaaaaaataaag tatttTGCCCTGCTTGGTAAGGAAAGAGAACGTTACAGAACAGCTTATCGAATAACTGGTCCGAccttagaacagcagattgttcACCATGTGGACCAGGATGCTCCACGTGAATATAttttagtaaaggaacgaaaaccaAGAGCTGCTCCAGAGATGAGGGAAAAACGTTCTGGTCGTCgtcgtggtgtacgtcggcgtatgattattgatattcatttagaagtcttagacgaatgtcaaaaaggggacctgcaTTCAACGAAGGAGGATTATTTCACCATTATcattcaagaatttatgggaggtgagttcataaaagaagaaaaggttccaagtttagattccgggtttagggtttag
- a CDS encoding PST-A protein — translation MRTYGWLVKNAIGIIILIHGLGSHARLTFLRHNIEIVNNDKAILKDGNNFYVYKDSWAQYFNKHGYSVFGLDLQGHGLSDGWDNLKAIVKEFDDFAYDVMQYIRNIQDSINGSNIHDNDGSLPFRADQICGRKALPTYLVGISMGGCIALRMLQILGKSHNRREGTGLYINGCISISPMIIAKKLPSRNSFLSQHVYLPLSKCIANWFPTVRLINKYPYKKNPYVKYIIEYDKIRSKEAITCRLGYELLRAIDNLDNDIKHMPEDVPVLIIYSKEDILCCYDGSLSFYDRLDVNNKEMHTLEDMEHTIIWEPGNEEVSKKIVDWIMSLPSSKGESTSKGEEQRSRRRGATRLRWLAYRRCFSP, via the coding sequence ATGAGAACTTATGGCTGGTTAGTAAAGAACGCCATAggcattataattttaattcatGGTTTAGGTTCACATGCGAGATTGACCTTTTTAAGACATAACATTGAAATAGTAAATAACGATAAAGCCATATTAAAAGATGGAAACAATTTTTACGTTTATAAAGACAGCTGGGCacaatattttaataaacatGGGTATTCCGTTTTTGGATTAGATTTACAAGGTCATGGACTGTCCGACGGGTGGGACAATTTAAAAGCTATCGTAAAAGAGTTTGATGATTTCGCGTATGATGTAATGCAGTATATTAGGAACATTCAGGATAGTATAAATGGTTCCAATATTCATGATAACGATGGTAGTTTACCATTTCGGGCGGACCAAATATGTGGGAGGAAGGCACTTCCCACTTACCTAGTAGGTATATCTATGGGGGGATGTATCGCTTTAAGGATGCTACAAATATTAGGGAAGTCGCATAATAGAAGAGAAGGTACGGGATTGTATATCAACGGGTGCATTTCCATCTCTCCGATGATAATTGCTAAAAAGCTACCATCGAGAAATTCGTTCCTGTCTCAGCACGTTTATCTCCCATTGTCCAAGTGCATTGCTAATTGGTTTCCAACGGTGAGACTTATTAACAAATATCCATATAAGAAGAATCCCTAtgttaaatatattattgaGTATGATAAAATTCGATCTAAGGAGGCAATCACGTGTAGACTTGGCTATGAGCTTTTAAGAGCAATTGACAACTTAGACAATGACATAAAACACATGCCTGAAGATGTTCCTGTGTTGATTATTTATTCGAAGGAGGATATTTTATGCTGCTATGACGGATCCCTATCGTTCTATGATCGACTCGATGTAAACAATAAAGAAATGCACACACTGGAGGATATGGAGCATACCATCATTTGGGAGCCCGGGAATGAGGAAGTTTCGAAAAAAATCGTGGATTGGATTATGAGTCTTCCGTCGTCAAAAGGAGAAAGCACgtcaaagggggaagaacaacgCAGTCGTCGAAGGGGAGCAACACGTTTGAGGTGGTTAGCATATAGGAGGTGTTTCTCCCCATGA